A region of Thiobacter sp. AK1 DNA encodes the following proteins:
- a CDS encoding cob(I)yrinic acid a,c-diamide adenosyltransferase, translated as MGHRLSRIITRTGDDGTTGLGDGSRLPKHAPRIATLGDIDELNSVLGLLLAEPLLPEPFRALVVRIQHELFELGGELSVPGITRVSDAMVMALEQDVEALNAPLPPLREFILPGGSHAAAVCHLARAVCRRAERGLVALASEDTVSPAALRYLNRLSDLLFVLARAINRSLDMPDVLWQPRG; from the coding sequence ATGGGCCATCGCCTGAGCCGCATCATTACTCGCACCGGAGACGACGGGACCACCGGCCTCGGTGACGGCAGCCGTCTGCCCAAGCACGCGCCGCGCATCGCCACCCTTGGGGACATCGACGAACTCAACAGCGTGCTCGGCCTGCTTCTGGCGGAGCCGCTCTTGCCGGAGCCGTTTCGGGCGCTTGTGGTGCGCATCCAGCACGAGCTGTTCGAGCTCGGGGGGGAGCTGTCCGTTCCGGGTATCACACGGGTAAGCGATGCCATGGTGATGGCCCTTGAGCAGGATGTGGAGGCGCTCAATGCGCCCCTGCCTCCCCTACGCGAGTTCATCCTGCCCGGCGGCAGCCACGCGGCCGCAGTCTGTCATCTGGCACGCGCAGTGTGCCGGCGCGCGGAACGCGGTCTGGTGGCGCTTGCGAGTGAGGACACCGTCTCACCCGCTGCCCTGCGTTATCTCAACCGGTTGTCCGACCTGTTGTTCGTGCTCGCGCGGGCCATCAACCGCAGCCTGGACATGCCGGACGTGCTATGGCAGCCCCGCGGCTGA
- a CDS encoding ammonium transporter has product MSLPTSSSDTLFLLLGAILVLAMHAGFAFLELGTVRQKNQVNALVKILSDFCVSTVAYFFIGHGVAYGTQFLAGAGALAERNGYELVKFFFLLTFAAAIPAIVSGGIAERARFYPQLAATFVIVAVLYPLFEGIAWNHRLGVQSWLAATFGAEFHDFAGSVVVHAVGGWIALAAVLMLGARRGRYRKDGMVSAHPPSSIPFLALGAWILIVGWFGFNVMSAQSLDKISGLVAVNSLMAMVGGTLVALLAGRNDPGFVHNGPLAGLVAVCAGSDIMHPVGALVTGGVAGGLFVWMFTLTQNKWKIDDVLGVWPLHGLCGTWGGIAAGIFGREALGGLGGVSLSAQAVGTLLGAVIALAGGLLVYGALRATVGIRLDQEAEFTGADLSIHRISATPEQEAPW; this is encoded by the coding sequence ATGTCGCTGCCGACTTCCAGTTCCGATACGTTGTTCCTCCTCCTCGGTGCGATCCTCGTGCTCGCCATGCATGCGGGGTTCGCCTTTCTAGAATTGGGGACGGTGCGCCAAAAGAATCAGGTCAACGCCCTGGTCAAGATCCTCAGTGATTTCTGCGTTTCCACCGTAGCCTACTTCTTCATCGGCCATGGGGTGGCCTATGGCACCCAGTTCCTCGCCGGCGCGGGGGCCCTCGCCGAGCGCAATGGCTACGAGTTGGTTAAGTTTTTCTTCCTCCTGACCTTTGCTGCGGCGATTCCTGCTATCGTTTCTGGCGGCATTGCCGAGCGGGCGCGTTTCTATCCCCAGCTTGCCGCTACCTTCGTGATCGTGGCCGTCCTCTATCCGCTGTTCGAGGGTATCGCGTGGAATCATCGCCTGGGCGTACAGAGCTGGCTTGCCGCCACCTTTGGTGCAGAGTTCCACGACTTCGCCGGCTCGGTGGTGGTGCATGCCGTGGGGGGCTGGATCGCGCTGGCGGCGGTGTTGATGCTGGGTGCACGACGCGGGCGCTATCGCAAGGATGGAATGGTCAGCGCCCACCCGCCGTCTAGCATTCCCTTTCTCGCCCTGGGGGCGTGGATCCTGATTGTGGGCTGGTTTGGTTTCAATGTGATGTCGGCTCAGAGCCTGGACAAGATTAGCGGCCTGGTGGCGGTGAACTCCCTGATGGCCATGGTGGGCGGCACTCTGGTGGCCCTGCTCGCCGGACGCAACGACCCGGGCTTCGTGCACAACGGTCCTCTCGCAGGACTGGTGGCCGTCTGCGCGGGCTCCGACATCATGCACCCCGTCGGCGCCCTGGTGACCGGCGGCGTGGCCGGCGGCCTCTTTGTGTGGATGTTCACGCTCACCCAGAACAAATGGAAGATCGACGACGTGCTGGGCGTATGGCCACTGCATGGTCTGTGCGGCACCTGGGGGGGCATTGCCGCAGGCATTTTCGGACGCGAGGCACTGGGTGGCCTGGGCGGCGTGAGCCTGTCAGCCCAGGCGGTGGGGACCCTGCTGGGCGCGGTCATCGCCTTGGCCGGTGGCCTCCTGGTATACGGCGCCCTACGGGCGACCGTGGGTATCCGGCTGGATCAGGAAGCGGAATTCACTGGCGCGGATTTGTCGATCCACCGTATTTCCGCGACCCCGGAACAAGAAGCCCCGTGGTAG
- a CDS encoding EAL and HDOD domain-containing protein: MTWKFLPRPSDRRTPPASPPSGGAPADDVVQGPDTPQTVFLAREPIIDVTQRVVGYALLVRAGGLLPPGKPRHAAEEINLVLDTLNRFGVEQALGEKQGFLRLGVPCLLSDLVEVIPRQRFVLEYGAPEPLDEASLSRLATLRERGYRLARHWQGEEHGLLDVGKTASLVIYDLALTPLQEIARIDRLVKAHKLQRLVRNVNSRTDFEVCRAHGFDFYQGRLLAPGQTLVMNKLDPSRLRVMELFNLVIKRADVGEIENAFKHDVALCYSLLCYINSAGIGLQYKVSSIRDAVMLLGYDFLWRWLSLLIFAGVDLTAGQRLLLSTAVIRGRLAELLGQSRLSSREGNHLFITGMFSLLDALLGVPLAEVATRLHLPEDVTQALLARKGRYAPYLELALAFENDDVERAAQLCQELGMDLDEASRAHLAAIEWAGVLAK, translated from the coding sequence ATGACCTGGAAATTCCTACCCCGTCCATCGGATCGGCGCACGCCCCCGGCCTCGCCGCCGTCGGGTGGTGCGCCCGCCGATGATGTAGTCCAAGGCCCGGACACACCGCAGACGGTTTTCTTGGCGCGCGAGCCCATCATCGATGTCACGCAGCGGGTCGTGGGTTATGCGCTCCTGGTGCGCGCTGGCGGTCTTTTGCCCCCCGGAAAGCCGCGCCATGCCGCCGAAGAAATCAACCTCGTGCTGGACACCCTGAACCGCTTCGGCGTGGAACAGGCCCTCGGCGAGAAGCAGGGTTTTCTGCGCCTGGGCGTGCCTTGCCTGTTGAGCGATCTGGTGGAGGTCATTCCCAGGCAGCGCTTCGTGCTGGAATATGGCGCACCCGAGCCGCTAGACGAAGCCAGTTTGAGCCGTCTTGCCACCCTGCGTGAGCGCGGCTACCGCCTGGCCCGCCACTGGCAGGGCGAGGAGCACGGCCTACTGGATGTTGGCAAGACGGCAAGCCTTGTAATCTATGACCTGGCACTCACGCCTCTGCAAGAGATCGCGCGCATCGACCGGCTGGTCAAGGCGCACAAACTCCAGCGCCTGGTGCGCAACGTCAACAGTCGCACCGACTTCGAGGTCTGCCGCGCGCACGGCTTCGACTTCTACCAGGGCCGTCTGCTCGCGCCTGGGCAGACTCTGGTCATGAACAAGCTCGATCCCAGCCGCCTGCGAGTGATGGAACTATTCAACCTGGTGATCAAACGGGCCGACGTGGGCGAGATCGAGAATGCCTTCAAGCACGACGTCGCCCTGTGCTACAGCCTGCTGTGCTACATCAATTCCGCAGGCATCGGCCTCCAGTACAAGGTGTCGTCGATTCGCGATGCGGTGATGCTGCTCGGCTACGATTTCCTGTGGCGCTGGCTTAGCCTGCTCATTTTTGCTGGCGTGGATCTCACCGCCGGTCAGCGTCTGCTGCTCAGCACGGCGGTGATTCGCGGCCGACTGGCCGAGCTTCTGGGTCAGTCGCGGCTATCCAGCCGCGAAGGCAATCACCTCTTCATCACCGGCATGTTCTCGCTACTGGATGCCCTGCTGGGGGTGCCGCTCGCCGAGGTGGCGACGCGGCTACATTTGCCGGAAGACGTAACACAGGCGCTCCTCGCGCGCAAAGGCCGCTATGCGCCCTATCTGGAACTCGCGCTCGCCTTCGAAAACGACGATGTGGAGCGCGCAGCGCAACTCTGCCAGGAACTGGGCATGGACCTCGACGAAGCGAGCCGCGCCCATCTCGCCGCCATCGAGTGGGCGGGCGTGCTGGCAAAATGA
- a CDS encoding CoB--CoM heterodisulfide reductase iron-sulfur subunit B family protein produces MAKKQYAFYPGCSSQKGASASNYLTSVQSMCKVLDIELTEIPDWNCCGASIGYAEGGELPRHVMNARNLALAEKALPGQQVVATCAACWLSARETKERLAHNSTLFNDANEALKEAGLQYQGKVEVRHMVEVLVEDFGYEELKKPVVKPLEGMKFAGYVGCQTNRPFGIHGESFENPVYLDHLVEAMGGEAVPYDQKVTCCGGALAFSEPEKSQKQIKDIVESAYDHGAEFIVTPCPLCQANVEIYQGEVNKRYGTKFNMPVLYYSQLMTLAYGGSAKEAGLDGQVIRAPKLEAFAAKK; encoded by the coding sequence ATGGCGAAAAAGCAATATGCGTTCTATCCGGGGTGCTCCTCGCAGAAAGGCGCCTCGGCCTCCAACTATCTCACCTCGGTGCAGTCCATGTGCAAGGTGCTGGACATCGAGCTCACCGAGATTCCGGACTGGAACTGCTGCGGCGCTTCCATCGGCTATGCCGAGGGCGGCGAGTTGCCGCGCCACGTGATGAATGCGCGCAATCTGGCCTTGGCGGAAAAGGCGCTACCGGGTCAGCAGGTGGTGGCGACCTGTGCCGCGTGCTGGCTGTCTGCGCGCGAGACCAAGGAACGCCTGGCCCACAACAGCACCCTGTTTAACGACGCCAATGAGGCCCTGAAAGAAGCGGGACTGCAATACCAGGGTAAGGTCGAGGTGCGCCACATGGTGGAAGTGCTGGTAGAGGATTTCGGCTACGAAGAACTGAAGAAGCCGGTGGTCAAACCCCTGGAGGGCATGAAGTTTGCCGGCTACGTGGGTTGCCAAACCAACCGTCCCTTCGGCATCCACGGTGAATCCTTCGAGAACCCCGTGTATCTGGACCATCTCGTGGAGGCAATGGGAGGTGAAGCTGTGCCCTATGACCAGAAGGTCACTTGCTGCGGCGGCGCATTGGCTTTTTCCGAGCCGGAGAAGAGCCAGAAGCAGATCAAGGACATCGTCGAGTCGGCCTACGACCACGGTGCGGAGTTCATCGTCACGCCGTGCCCCCTCTGCCAGGCCAACGTGGAGATCTACCAGGGCGAGGTGAACAAGCGTTACGGCACCAAGTTCAACATGCCGGTGCTGTATTACAGCCAGCTCATGACCCTGGCCTATGGGGGGTCTGCCAAGGAGGCGGGCCTCGATGGTCAGGTGATTCGCGCCCCGAAGCTGGAAGCCTTCGCGGCCAAGAAGTGA
- a CDS encoding 4Fe-4S dicluster domain-containing protein produces MMSDLNAQAIKKYGNSFLKEVEANVEEGEWVKMCMQCGVCSGSCPFGPHWAHPPQEIFMMIRAGKREEVLTSDSMWMCTSCYNCIVRCPRKLPITHIMHGLANYAHRLGLAPKNQPTRVFAKMFWDNIVKTGRVNELKLSLGLYFKDGLGPGIKTALAMKDIGLGMLKAKRLNPLELVKGHGCKDTKGIHAMLKKAREIEDRRKGFAA; encoded by the coding sequence ATGATGAGCGATCTGAATGCCCAAGCGATCAAGAAATACGGCAACAGCTTCCTGAAGGAGGTGGAGGCCAACGTCGAGGAGGGCGAGTGGGTCAAGATGTGCATGCAGTGCGGCGTGTGCTCCGGCTCCTGCCCCTTTGGGCCCCACTGGGCACATCCGCCCCAGGAAATCTTTATGATGATCCGGGCGGGCAAGCGGGAGGAAGTGTTGACCTCCGACTCCATGTGGATGTGCACCTCCTGCTACAACTGCATCGTGCGCTGCCCGCGCAAGCTGCCCATCACCCACATCATGCATGGCCTGGCCAACTACGCGCACCGCCTCGGGCTTGCCCCCAAGAACCAACCCACGCGCGTGTTCGCCAAGATGTTCTGGGACAACATCGTCAAGACTGGGCGCGTCAACGAGCTCAAGCTATCCCTGGGGCTTTATTTCAAGGACGGGCTCGGGCCAGGGATCAAGACCGCGCTGGCCATGAAAGACATTGGGCTCGGCATGCTGAAGGCCAAGCGTCTCAATCCCCTGGAACTCGTCAAGGGGCACGGCTGCAAGGACACCAAGGGGATTCACGCCATGCTCAAAAAAGCACGGGAAATCGAGGATCGACGCAAGGGCTTCGCGGCCTAA
- a CDS encoding FAD-dependent oxidoreductase has product MADQKTAAYICQGCGLGERLDTRQLAQVASRDGKMNLVREHPFLCSSEGVAMIRNDIENEGVTHIAIAACSRRAKTEAFHFPTVAMSRANLREGVIWIRPEGDEHQETTQEMADDYVRMACAEVKKMVQPAGNPAAARNDTVLVVGGGVSGMTAALEASKAGYRVVLVEKTGALGGMAAKLWKRVAYKEPFADPADTGVNELTARIQADKNIKVYLNATVAKTDGAPGRFTIDIATESGSISQEHVGAIVQASGFTLYDMNKLPELGGGLPNVVDQLGLEELARAANGGPIKRADGVEVKTVVFVQCAGQRDPSGTHLPYCSGHCCLTSIKQAMYFKDRNPDVDTVVIFDDLRTPGNGEDFYRSAQRKGVTFTKGKVSSVASAGNGLKVTFHDLILDDKNATIDADLVVLATGQVPNSGVNIDQPREEGVDIKPISILNLNYRQGPDVPQLVHGFADSHFICFPYESRRTGIYPTGPVRRPMDIAQAMEDATGAALKAIQAIENAAAGRAAHPRSGDLSYPTFRAEGCTQCKRCTVECPFGAIDEDEKRYPVFNESRCRRCGTCMGACPVRVISFENYSVDTVGSQIKAVDIPDEFSEKPRILVLACENDAYPALDMAGMKRQTYSAFVRVIPVRCLGSVNLIWITDALNSGYDGVMLMGCKHGEQYQCHFVKGSEMASYRLSKVDDTLKSLNLETERVQNYEVAITDIERVPQLINDYAEKIKEIGMSPFKF; this is encoded by the coding sequence ATGGCAGATCAGAAAACGGCAGCATACATTTGCCAAGGCTGCGGGCTGGGTGAACGGCTGGACACCCGCCAGCTGGCGCAGGTGGCGAGCCGCGACGGCAAGATGAATCTGGTGCGGGAACATCCCTTCCTGTGTAGCAGCGAAGGGGTGGCGATGATCCGCAACGACATCGAAAACGAGGGCGTCACCCACATCGCCATCGCCGCCTGCTCCCGGCGTGCCAAGACCGAGGCATTCCACTTTCCCACGGTAGCCATGTCCCGCGCCAACCTGCGCGAGGGCGTGATCTGGATCCGCCCCGAGGGAGACGAGCACCAGGAAACCACGCAGGAAATGGCTGACGACTACGTGCGCATGGCCTGCGCCGAGGTCAAGAAGATGGTGCAACCCGCCGGCAATCCGGCGGCGGCGCGCAACGACACGGTGCTGGTGGTGGGCGGCGGCGTCAGCGGCATGACGGCGGCGCTGGAGGCCTCAAAGGCCGGCTATCGCGTGGTCCTGGTGGAAAAAACCGGCGCGCTGGGTGGCATGGCAGCCAAGCTGTGGAAGCGGGTGGCCTACAAGGAGCCCTTCGCCGATCCCGCCGACACCGGGGTGAACGAGCTTACCGCACGCATCCAGGCGGACAAGAACATCAAGGTCTATCTCAACGCCACGGTGGCCAAGACCGACGGTGCGCCCGGGCGCTTCACGATCGATATCGCCACCGAGTCCGGCAGCATCAGCCAGGAGCACGTGGGCGCCATCGTCCAGGCCTCGGGCTTCACGCTCTACGACATGAACAAGCTGCCCGAGCTGGGTGGCGGGCTGCCCAACGTGGTGGACCAGCTCGGCCTGGAGGAACTGGCACGCGCCGCCAATGGCGGGCCCATCAAGCGCGCCGACGGCGTCGAAGTGAAAACCGTGGTGTTCGTCCAGTGCGCCGGTCAGCGTGATCCCAGTGGAACCCATCTACCCTACTGCTCTGGACACTGCTGCCTGACCAGCATCAAGCAGGCGATGTATTTCAAGGACCGCAATCCGGACGTGGACACTGTCGTCATTTTCGACGACCTGCGCACACCGGGTAATGGCGAGGACTTTTACCGCAGCGCCCAGCGCAAGGGGGTGACCTTCACAAAAGGCAAGGTGTCCAGCGTGGCGAGCGCGGGCAACGGCCTCAAGGTCACCTTCCACGACCTGATCCTGGACGACAAGAATGCCACCATCGATGCCGACCTGGTGGTGCTCGCCACGGGCCAGGTGCCCAATTCCGGCGTCAACATCGACCAGCCGCGGGAAGAGGGTGTGGACATCAAGCCGATCTCCATCCTCAACCTCAACTACCGGCAGGGGCCAGATGTGCCGCAGCTCGTGCATGGCTTTGCCGATTCCCACTTCATCTGCTTCCCCTATGAGTCTCGCCGTACCGGTATTTACCCCACCGGTCCGGTGCGTCGTCCCATGGACATCGCCCAGGCCATGGAAGATGCCACTGGCGCGGCACTGAAGGCGATCCAAGCTATCGAGAATGCGGCCGCCGGTCGTGCCGCGCATCCGCGTTCTGGCGATCTTTCCTATCCCACCTTCCGTGCCGAGGGTTGCACCCAATGCAAGCGCTGCACCGTGGAGTGCCCGTTTGGTGCCATCGACGAGGACGAGAAACGCTATCCCGTGTTCAACGAAAGCCGCTGCCGTCGGTGTGGCACCTGTATGGGTGCCTGCCCCGTGCGCGTGATTTCCTTCGAGAACTACTCGGTGGATACCGTGGGTTCCCAGATCAAGGCGGTGGACATCCCGGATGAGTTTTCAGAAAAGCCGCGCATCCTGGTGCTGGCGTGCGAGAACGATGCCTATCCCGCGCTGGACATGGCTGGCATGAAGCGCCAGACCTACAGCGCCTTCGTGCGCGTGATCCCGGTGCGCTGCTTGGGCTCGGTCAACCTCATCTGGATCACCGATGCCCTCAACAGCGGCTACGATGGCGTGATGTTGATGGGCTGCAAACACGGCGAACAGTACCAGTGCCACTTCGTGAAGGGCTCGGAAATGGCGAGCTATCGCCTGTCCAAGGTGGACGATACACTCAAGAGCCTGAACCTGGAGACGGAGCGGGTGCAGAACTACGAAGTGGCGATCACCGACATCGAGCGCGTGCCGCAGCTGATCAACGACTATGCCGAGAAGATCAAGGAAATCGGCATGAGCCCGTTCAAGTTCTAG
- a CDS encoding CoB--CoM heterodisulfide reductase iron-sulfur subunit A family protein, which translates to MTDVVATNQTILVVGGGISGMTAALEAAECGKDVILLEKNPSLGGRVSQLYRYFPKLCHPTCGLEINLRRIKGNKRVRVFTLAEVTGISGQAGDYTVDVKLSPRYVNENCTACGDCAEAVEGEIPDAFNYGLAKTKVAYLPHPMAYPMRYVLDSSAIGTPDAEKAKAACKYGAIDLEMKEERIQLKVGAVVWATGWQPYDAAKIQPYGYDRYPNVITSVEFERLADPHGPTGGRILRPSDGKEAKNIAFIQCAGSRDENHLRHCSRICCMASLKQTHYVTEKFGDEAKSTIYYIDIRAIDRFEDFYAKVKANPNVKFIKSKVARIVEDENTRNPILHGVDTEGYHRYANEHDLVVLAIGMAPSVPADRIPAQVVADLSGFIQVDEANGGIFPAGCASNALDVNRAVQSATASALRAIQVVNQVARAEA; encoded by the coding sequence ATGACGGACGTAGTGGCAACCAACCAGACGATCCTGGTGGTGGGCGGTGGCATCAGCGGCATGACGGCGGCGCTGGAGGCGGCGGAATGCGGCAAGGATGTCATCTTGCTGGAGAAAAACCCTTCCTTGGGAGGGCGCGTATCCCAGCTCTACCGCTACTTTCCCAAACTCTGCCATCCCACCTGCGGTCTGGAGATCAACCTGCGCCGCATCAAGGGCAACAAGCGTGTGCGCGTGTTTACTCTGGCCGAAGTGACTGGCATCAGCGGGCAAGCCGGTGACTACACGGTGGACGTCAAGCTTTCCCCCCGTTACGTGAATGAGAACTGCACGGCCTGTGGCGACTGTGCCGAGGCGGTGGAAGGCGAGATCCCGGATGCCTTCAACTACGGCCTGGCCAAGACCAAGGTTGCCTATCTGCCCCATCCCATGGCTTACCCGATGCGCTACGTGTTGGACTCTTCTGCCATCGGTACGCCGGATGCAGAGAAAGCCAAGGCGGCCTGCAAGTACGGTGCCATCGACCTGGAGATGAAGGAAGAGCGTATCCAGCTCAAGGTGGGTGCCGTGGTCTGGGCCACCGGCTGGCAACCCTATGACGCGGCGAAGATCCAGCCCTACGGTTATGACCGCTATCCCAACGTGATCACCAGTGTGGAATTCGAACGTCTGGCCGATCCCCATGGGCCCACGGGTGGCCGGATCCTGCGCCCTTCCGATGGCAAGGAGGCGAAGAACATCGCCTTCATCCAATGCGCTGGCTCGCGTGACGAAAACCATCTGCGTCACTGTTCGCGCATCTGCTGCATGGCTTCCCTCAAGCAGACCCATTACGTCACGGAAAAATTCGGCGACGAGGCGAAGTCCACCATCTACTACATCGACATCCGCGCCATCGACCGTTTCGAGGACTTCTATGCCAAGGTCAAGGCCAATCCCAATGTGAAGTTCATCAAATCCAAGGTGGCGCGCATCGTCGAAGACGAGAATACCCGCAACCCCATCCTGCATGGCGTGGACACCGAAGGCTACCACCGCTATGCCAACGAGCACGATCTGGTGGTGCTGGCCATCGGCATGGCGCCGTCGGTGCCGGCGGATCGCATTCCGGCTCAAGTGGTGGCGGATTTGAGCGGCTTCATCCAGGTGGATGAGGCCAATGGCGGCATTTTTCCGGCGGGGTGCGCCAGCAACGCGCTGGACGTGAACCGCGCAGTACAATCGGCGACGGCGAGCGCCTTGCGCGCAATCCAGGTGGTCAACCAGGTGGCTAGGGCGGAGGCTTGA
- a CDS encoding metallophosphoesterase family protein, with the protein MKICILSDSHDNRRLLDHAVEDAKANGAEAVLHCGDVVAPTTLRVLKKHGLAVHVIHGNNTGDTFSMAKLAHEPGSLIHYYGADAGIVLAGRNIFLVHYPHYARGMATTGDWDLVCCGHEHRPEIAWLPNIKGGRTLLVNPGTVGGVGNPPTYVLGDLLRMEFEIRDVPVKPGELASMPRVTPRM; encoded by the coding sequence ATGAAAATCTGCATACTCTCCGACAGTCACGACAACCGCCGTCTGCTCGACCATGCAGTGGAAGATGCCAAGGCCAACGGTGCCGAGGCGGTCCTCCACTGCGGCGACGTGGTGGCGCCCACCACCCTGCGCGTGTTGAAGAAGCATGGTCTGGCGGTACACGTGATCCATGGCAACAACACGGGGGATACCTTCAGCATGGCCAAGCTGGCCCACGAGCCCGGCAGCCTGATCCACTATTACGGTGCCGATGCAGGCATCGTGCTGGCCGGCCGCAACATCTTCCTTGTGCATTACCCACACTACGCGCGGGGGATGGCCACCACCGGTGACTGGGATCTGGTCTGCTGTGGCCACGAACACCGCCCGGAAATCGCCTGGCTGCCCAACATCAAAGGCGGGCGAACGTTGCTCGTCAATCCCGGGACAGTGGGCGGCGTGGGCAATCCGCCCACCTATGTGCTCGGGGATCTTTTGCGCATGGAATTCGAAATACGCGACGTGCCAGTCAAACCCGGCGAGCTGGCCAGCATGCCCCGTGTGACACCCCGCATGTGA